GAGTCGTGGAACGGGAAGCCGATTACCATAGGCCACCCGAAGAAGAACGGCACGCAGTGCTCGGCGAGTGAGAACGGCATCTGGGACTCGCATGGCATCGGTCTGATGCGAAACGTTCGCGTCGACGCTGCGAGTAAGAAGATGCTTGGCGAGGCGCTGGTCGAGAAGTCGCGTGCCAAGAATCTCCATCCGGACATGTACGCCGACCTCGCCGATGGGAAGTCGCTTGAGGTGTCCGTCGGCGCGATGGTCATCAGTGATCACAAGACTGGCAAGCATGGCGTGAAGCCGTATGTCGGTAGTTGGACGTTCGCCGAGGGCGATCACCTCGCGTTCCTACCTGGCGGACGAGGCGCGTGCTCGATGGAGATGGGATGCGGCACGCATCGGGCGGCGATGCGCGTCTGTGCAGATCATTTGACGTTCGTTGCGCTCGACAATCCGGAAGGGATCAATCAGTACACGAAGGGTAGCGCTCACGAAGCAACAAAGGCGGCGCACCAAGCGACGCTGTCAGCCGATGCAGCATCACATGGACTCAGTTCGGCTGGCGGTCGAGGGCATGAGAATGCCTCGAATCGTCACGATGAAGCGCGTCAATTCCACGAAGAAGCGGCGAAAGCGAATAAGGCTGTCGGAAACAAGACGTTGGCGGTTCATCACGAGGTCGCCGCTGGTCATCATGATAAGCAAGCAGCCTATCACGCGTCGCGCAGCGAATTGAGCGATCGTTACATGGAAGCGAACGATGCCATCGCTTCTGAATCTGGCGTTCGTTCGTCGTTGCACCGCATTCCAGCGTGCCTCACCTTTACAGCTCTCGAAGATCAACCACTCTCGCAGCGCATCGACGCCGTGCAGCGTGCGATCATGGACGAGTGGAACGATCCGCCCGAACCGCCGAAACCCTACGCCTACGCGTCGCAGATCTTCGACGACTTCGTGATCGTCTGCAAAGGTGAAGAGACGTTCAAGGTGCCTTACACAGTCGACGGCGAAGACGTGACGCTTGGCAAGCCGGTTGCCGTCAAGCAGCAGTGGGTAGCGGCATCTGACGACGGTGAGATCAAGGTCCTTGCGGGAGCACGACACTCGACGAAGGACATGTCGGCGATCCAGGCAGTACACGACCACTCGATGGCGCTAGGGGCGACGTGCGACCGTGGGAATTACAAGTTGATGGAGCGTAATACCGACGATGACCCATCCAAATTGAAAACTTTCAAATTGGACGACCCGACTCGATCTTATATCCGACGAGTCACGACAGGCGCACGCTAATGTGCGACAAATCAGCCGATTGTGGCTGCGGAGGTAGGAAGATGGCAAAGGAACTGTCCACGCGCGACGAACTCATCGCCGCGCTCGTTACTGACAAGTATTCGGGCTTCAAGGACGGCGACGAATCGATTCTGACCGGGGCAAGCGACGCGCGTTTGGAAGAATTTCGTGTGGCGTCGGAAGCCAACCGAACGACGCACGGCACCATCGCGCGAATGGAAGCCGATGGCCGCCAGACGGCGGCACGGCTGAAGGTCGCCGAGGCACGCATCGTGACCCTCGAACAGCCGATGACCGACGATGATTTCGTGGCGCGTCTGGCGCCGACGTCGCCGATCAAGACGCTGCTCGAGTCTCGCGCTGCAGAAGAGAAGACGCTGCACGCGTCCCTCGTCAGCTCGCTCAAGGATCTCGGTGGCGAGACCGAGGAGCAGTTGAAGAAGCGCACGATTCCCGAACTGCAAACGTTGGCGCGGTACGCCCACGTCAAGGTGCTCGACTTCAGCGGCAAGGGTGTCCCAGTCGAACGCAACGCGTCGCAGCACGTCAGCTACGCACCGCCAGATCCGTACAAGGCGGGACTTGAAGCGCATCGAGCGGCCGAGTCGAAGCACTAAAACAATTCGAACTGGCTGTCCTAAGGCCCTAGGCAAGCGCCCAGGCACCGGACACGAAGGAGATAGAGAATGAGCATCACGAGACTCGACCCGAACACGATCTTTCTCGGCGGAAATCGCGTGCAGGTCAACGACCTGGCAGCCTCCGAGGCGATCACGCCCGGCCACTTGGTGGACCGGTTCAACAGTGCAGGCGTCATTCGGTGGAGAAAGCACGCGACGGCATCGATCGCTTGCGTGCCGGCGTTCGCCACCGAGCACTCCATGGCGAACAAAGGCGTCAGTGACGCATACGCGCTCGCCGACCTCGTCGAGGTCAGTGTCTGCGAGCCAGGTGCTGCCGTTTGGGCGTTCATTGCGTCGGGCCAGAACATCGTCGCGGGCAACAAGCTGGAATCGGCTGGAGACGGCACGCTGAAGATTTTCAGCGCGGGCGTCGTGCTGGCGTCCTCGCTCGAAAACAAGCCGAGCGTGAGCGTACTGACCCGAATCCGCGTCGAGGTTGTGTAAGACAAGGGAATCACCCTTGCGCTTTCGTGGGAGCGCGCCAGGGCAACAAGAACAGATAGGTTGACGCTCTGGCGTCAGGAGGCTTTACGCGATGGAAAAGGAAATGCGATTCACGGCGGCGGCTGGCAATGCGGCCAGTCCGCTCAGCGACATCATCACGCGCTCCATCTTGGAGACTGGTGGATGGTCGGTCGAGGCGATGCGGACGCCAGGCTTCCGTATGATGGAGGCGATCGAGCAGGAGCAGATGCAGTTTCGCACCCTGGCGCCCTTGATGGACAAGGCGCAGGTCAGCATCGACAAGGCCGTCGTCGAGGTCGGGCTCCAGCGTCTGACGCTCGTCGCCGACATGATGTCGGCGGGTCTCGTTTATCCGCTCTCCGATCCGCTCTCGGTCGCGCAGCTGGAGTGGAGCACGCAGAGCAAGATCGGCGCAGCGCAGCGCACGATGAGTCCGCAGGCGCGCGGAGAGAACAAGAGCCCGCTCATCACTCCGTTCCGCCTGCCGATCTACCTTACGACTGACACGTTCAACATTGACATTCGTACGCTGAAGACGAGTCAGCGCACCGGTATGCCGCTCGATACTGCGATCGTGAAGCAGTGCGTCAGGGCGGTGAACGAGGCGGTCGAGGACGCGATGATCAACGGCGCGACGACGCTTGACGGTCAGCTCCTCCAGGATGCCGGCTACACGGCGCCTGGATTGCTGAACCATCCAAACGTCAACCTGAAGACGTTGACAGCGACCGCCTGGACGCCAGCGACGGCTCCGGTCGGTGCGACGGTCTTCGCCGAAGTAATGTCGATGATCTCGATCCTGCAGACGGACAAGAAGTTCGGTCCATACCGCATGTACGTCGGGACGCAGATCGGCAACACGATGGACCAGGACTACAGCACCTCGACCAACACGGTTACGACGATCCGTCAACGGCTCCTGCAGATCGATTCGCTGCAGGCCATCCGTACAGCAGACCTTGTTCCGAACGGCAACGCCGCGTCGCCGTCCATCGGCAACAAGGTCATCCTCATGCAGATGACGTCGGACGTCGCCGACGTGGTCATGGGGCAGGCGCCGACGGTCATCCCCTGGACGTCGCTCGACGGGATGATGATCCACAACCTCGTGATGGCGATCATGATCCCGAGGGTTCGCTCGGATGCCGATGGGAACTCGGGCATCTGCGTTGGAACCACTGCGTAAACTTGAATGAGGAGGCCGTCCTAACGCGGGCGGCTTTCCTTCGAAAGGAGCATGAGTAATGTCATTCAAGCAGGGAGAAAGGATCCGGACGCACGATGGTAAGGTCCATCGCGTCGGGAAGGACGGGAAGCTGCCGAAGATGGGCCGGAGGCGCAGTGCCGATGGCATTTCCATCCGGGGCTTCGTGCGCGGCGCGCTCGTGGACTGCATCTCGGGCGAAGAGCAAGTCGGAGACTGGCACGAGAACGTCATCACGACCTACGGGCACGGCGCCGTGATTCGGGCATTCGTCGGGCTGCAGTCGTCGCAGGGCTCGACGGCGTCGTCGGCGGCGACGGTGCTGACGGACCTCGGACTGGCGCGCTTCTGGGCCGTCGGCCACATGACCGAGGCGCAGTCATCGAACTTCTCGACGAAGTCGGCGATCGATTCGTCCGAGCAGGGCACGGCGTCGACGTCCGGGTCGACGGCTGGTGGTGCGCGGGCAACGGTGAGCGCCGGCATCCAATCGCTGGCGGCAACCTGGACGCTCTCGCAGAGCTTCCAGTACGTGTCGACGGCGATCAGCAACGCGGTGACCATCAACGCCATCGCGCAGTACCACAATGCGACGGTCGGCTCCGGCACGGCGCTGTCCATCGCGACGTTCGCGTCGTCGACGAAGGGTACGACGCAGGCGCTCAACATCACGTACAACTGGGTCTTCAGCACGTAGCGGGGTTGCCGGTCGTGGGGACCGGCAACATACAGCAGCAGGAGCAGTCGTGGCGAAGAAAGACAAAGAAGCAGGACCAATCACGGTCGACATCAGCGTCATGAACGACGGCACGGTCTCACTCGTATTCCCTCGGCTCGTCCAGCAGTTCAATGCCAGCGCCGACGAGATGGCGCAGCTCGGAATGAACTTGATCAAGGCGTCGCAGGTCGCGCTCATGAACCACGCGCAGATGGCGAACGCTCCCTCTGCGTCGGCGAGGAAGATGTGACAGCCGCCCAGGTCAAGAAGGTCGTCGCGCGGAAGAAAGGCATCCTGCTCGATGTCTCCCTCGGTGGAGAGCCGCAACCGCGCAGCGTGGCGTTGCGAATCGGTGGAGACATCCCGCACGTACCGACCAAGGTGCCGTTCCCGCTGCCAGACGCGTGCGTCCACACGGCCGTCGTGACGCATGTGCTCGAGTACCTCGAACCGGCGTCCTTCTTCAAGTGGTGGGACGAGCTGTGGCGTGTCATGCAGTCGAGCGGCATCGTCTACGTCAGCGGGCCGTACGGCGGCGACGAGTCGTGCGGCTGGCTCTCGGACCCGATGCATCGGACGCGCGTCATCGAGCAGAGCTTCGCGTGGCTCGACCCGCGTACGCCGTTCTACGAGGTGCACGACAACCTTGGACGTCCGAGGCCGAAGCCGTGGCACCCGCTCGCGCTGTCGCGCGTGCCCGGAGCGCATGGTACGTTGAGCTATAACGTGACGCTGCAGAAGCCGAAGGATGGGAAACGATGAGTATTCCCATTACATGTTGCGATATTTGCGGCTTTGAGTATGTAGGAGCGTGCGACTGTCCGCGATGCGCCGGCCAAGCGATTGAGGAAGAAACTAAAACAGTTAGTAGTTATCAGCCGCTCACCGTCGTCGACGACGAGACTGCGTGCCCGACCGAGGTGCTCATCGAGCGCGTCAAGAAGTCGCGCGAGGAGAACGGCGACCTCCTCCAGCGTTACCACGACCTGTGGTACTCGTCTGGTCATACGTGGCACTACACGCACTTTCTCGGCGTCGGCATGATGAAGTGCCCGAACGACATCTGGATGTACCAGGACCTCATGTCGCGCCTGCGACCGCAAGTCGTCGTCGAGACTGGTACCTACCAGGGTGGATCGGCCCTGTGGTTCGCGTTCCTGATGGACATGCTGCGCATCAATGGCGGCAGGGTGCTGACGGTCGACATCAAGGACTATCGGAAGACGTGGTTCGTGCAGCATCCGAGGATCACGTACTTCAACGGGAACAGCGCGGATCCAGAAATGGCCGAGGCTGTCGAGAGCCAACTGCCCGAGCAGGGTGGTCGCCTCGTAGTGCTCGATTCCGACCATTCTGAGAGGCACGTTCGCGACGAATTGGAACTGTACGCACCGATGCTTCGCGTCGGCGACTGGCTCGTGGTCGAGGACACGAACATCGGATGGGGCGTCGAGCACAAGGTCACGCTGCCTGATTCGATTACAGGCGGTTACAGGTGTTCGTGCGGACAAATATTCTTGAGTAACGCGGTCAGCATCGATCAGGTTAAGTGTCCCAAAGACGATAACACTGGTGACCGAGGCGCCCGAGGCGGCGTGCAGGACTACATGGACGAGCATCCTGGCGAGTTCGTGCAAGACCTGCTCAGCGAGCGCTACTTGTTGACGATGAATCCTGGAGGATGGATGCAGCGCGTGAAGGAGTGCGAGCATGTCTAAGAAGAACGGCAAGCCAGCGATGCTCGCCCTCAACCCGGTGCATCCAAAGCCCGGCAGCGACACCGTCCAGGTTCTCATGGGCACGCCGACCCTCGGCATCATTCGCGTCGAGTGGTACAACGCGATGGTCGGCATGGTGACACCACCGAACTGGGCGCTGGTCCGCAGCGTCCCGATGGGCTACACGGTGCCTGACGCGCAGAACATGATCGTCGATTCGATGCTGCGCGGGCCGTTCCGCGCGTTGCTATTGATCGAAGACGACACGTGTCCGCCGCCCGAGACCATTCTGACGTTCGACCGCTGGTTCTGGAAGATGGAGCGCAAGAAGGCGCCGCCGGTCGTCAGCGGCCTCTACCACATTAAGGGCAGCGGCGAGGTGCGGCGAGGGAAGAAGGGCGGCATCGAGCTGATGGGGCCGGAGCCGCTCGCCTATCGCGGCAGCGGGACGCGCGCCTATCGAGACTGGAAGTATGGCGACGTGATCTGGGTGAGCGGCGTGCCGACCGGCGCGCTGATGATCCACCGGTCGGTGCTTGAGGCGTGGGCGAAGGAGCCGGACGTCGAGACGTATACCGTACCCGGCTACCCGTATCCGATCAAGCGCATCTTTATCGCGCCCGCCCGCGTGTGGGTCGACTCATTCGGCGGTAAGCACATCGCCAGCGGCACGAGTGACCTCTACTGGAGCGACCAGACGATCAAGCGCAACATCCTGACGAAGGCGGGCTTTGGCAAGTGGGCGAAGAAGGATTTCCCCTACATCATCGACACGAGCCTCGTGTTCAAGCACGTGGACCGCTCGACGGGGGTGATGTATTGAGTAACTTAGCCTCTCGCGTCGGGAGCTTCGGACGAACCAAGATCGTCGGGGCAATCTTTGCCGACGACTTTAATGGTTCTTCTGTCGATGCGACAAGGTGGCAAGGGCCGTACGATCGTCGAGGCGACGTCAATAACAACGAACTGCAGGCGATGGTTCCGGCTAATGTCGTGATTGGCAGTTCGCTCCTGACGATCACGGCCAAGCACGAGACCGTGACGGCTGCTGATCGCGACGAAGCTGCGCCGCACAATTCGAATGTTGGAACGGCCGCAGGCACCTCTGGCTCATATGACTACACCAGTGGACAGGTGATGACCGTAAAATCATTCCTGTACGGCACCATTACCTGCCGCTTCAAGCCGCCGGCGGGCAGCGGCGCGTGGCCTTTGTTCTGGTTGCTCGGTAGCAATTGGGACAAACAGCTCTATACGGCGAACCAGATTGGTGCCAACTGGCCGGTGGGTGCATGGTGCGAGGCGGACATCGCAGAGTTCGGCAATTTCGCGCGCACGATCGTGAACTGTGAATCGCACTTCACGACGGGCAATCGCGGGCCTGGAATGGAGACGCTGCCGTACGACGCGTCGTCGCGGTTCATGGTCTACCGACTGGAATGGTCGCCTGGCTCGATGGTTTGGTCGGTTGATCCAGAGGACGGCTCAGGATTCCAGGTGCTGGGGTCTGTCAGCGGAGACGCGGTGCCGCCCTTCGCACAATACATTGTGCTCTCGATGGCCGTAGGTGGATTTGGGGGCACACCGAACCCTGCGGACTATCCATTAGTCGCGCAATACGACTATGTGCGGGTGACCCAGTAATGGCGATTGGCATCACGAACATCACCACGGCGACGATCATCTCCGGTGGCAGTACGACGCTCGCTTTTTCTGGCTCTGTGACTGCCGGATCCACCCTCGTCGCAGGGGGCTTCAATTTCAACAACTCCACGACGGGGTCGCCAGCCATCTCCGACAGCATCAACGGGACCTGGACCGTCAAGAAATACGCTAACGGCTTCGTTAGTACCTTCAATCAGAACACGGAACTGTGGTTAGCGACGTTCGAAAACACGGCCGGCGGGACCCCGACCGTCACCTGGAACCCGAATGGCACTTCGGCGGACATGGGCGGGTGGTTCATCTGCGAAGTCACTGGCGCCGCGACGCCGACCAGCGTGGATGTGACGCCCGCCATGAATGCGACGACGGGCCTCACGCCTTCGATTACCTCGGGCACGCTGGCCCAAGCCGCAGAAGTGTTGTTTGCGGTGATGACTGGCGATACGACCAACGGGACGGTGACGATTGTGGGCGATGCGGCGGGGGGCTATACCGATCTGGTCAACCAGGGCGACAACTCGAGTTCACAGATGGGCGCGTGCCAATACAAGATCGTCGCCTCGACATCAAGTGACACCGCTGACTGGACGATCACGGACGTCGGGGGTATAG
The sequence above is drawn from the Gemmatimonadota bacterium genome and encodes:
- a CDS encoding CmcI family methyltransferase, with product MLIERVKKSREENGDLLQRYHDLWYSSGHTWHYTHFLGVGMMKCPNDIWMYQDLMSRLRPQVVVETGTYQGGSALWFAFLMDMLRINGGRVLTVDIKDYRKTWFVQHPRITYFNGNSADPEMAEAVESQLPEQGGRLVVLDSDHSERHVRDELELYAPMLRVGDWLVVEDTNIGWGVEHKVTLPDSITGGYRCSCGQIFLSNAVSIDQVKCPKDDNTGDRGARGGVQDYMDEHPGEFVQDLLSERYLLTMNPGGWMQRVKECEHV
- a CDS encoding glycoside hydrolase family 16 protein gives rise to the protein MSNLASRVGSFGRTKIVGAIFADDFNGSSVDATRWQGPYDRRGDVNNNELQAMVPANVVIGSSLLTITAKHETVTAADRDEAAPHNSNVGTAAGTSGSYDYTSGQVMTVKSFLYGTITCRFKPPAGSGAWPLFWLLGSNWDKQLYTANQIGANWPVGAWCEADIAEFGNFARTIVNCESHFTTGNRGPGMETLPYDASSRFMVYRLEWSPGSMVWSVDPEDGSGFQVLGSVSGDAVPPFAQYIVLSMAVGGFGGTPNPADYPLVAQYDYVRVTQ
- a CDS encoding major capsid protein is translated as MEKEMRFTAAAGNAASPLSDIITRSILETGGWSVEAMRTPGFRMMEAIEQEQMQFRTLAPLMDKAQVSIDKAVVEVGLQRLTLVADMMSAGLVYPLSDPLSVAQLEWSTQSKIGAAQRTMSPQARGENKSPLITPFRLPIYLTTDTFNIDIRTLKTSQRTGMPLDTAIVKQCVRAVNEAVEDAMINGATTLDGQLLQDAGYTAPGLLNHPNVNLKTLTATAWTPATAPVGATVFAEVMSMISILQTDKKFGPYRMYVGTQIGNTMDQDYSTSTNTVTTIRQRLLQIDSLQAIRTADLVPNGNAASPSIGNKVILMQMTSDVADVVMGQAPTVIPWTSLDGMMIHNLVMAIMIPRVRSDADGNSGICVGTTA